The following are from one region of the Phycisphaeraceae bacterium genome:
- a CDS encoding flagellar assembly protein FliW, protein MQVRTTRFGIVEIDDDRIITFPKGLLGFSAYTRYCLLQPSDDAAFFWLQSLEEPSLAFVITDPGLFFPDYSAPIRPEQMEDLRLESLDDAQVFVIVNKVNDTLTANLQGPLVVNTLLRHGEQLVLADRRWTTRHHIMTIQQPQRAVSA, encoded by the coding sequence ATGCAGGTGCGAACGACGCGTTTCGGGATCGTGGAGATCGATGACGACCGCATCATCACCTTTCCAAAGGGATTGCTGGGCTTCTCGGCGTACACCAGGTACTGCCTGCTGCAGCCCAGCGACGACGCGGCGTTTTTCTGGCTGCAGAGTCTCGAGGAGCCGAGTCTGGCGTTCGTGATCACGGACCCGGGCCTGTTCTTCCCCGACTACTCGGCGCCGATCCGCCCCGAGCAGATGGAGGACCTGCGCCTGGAGTCGCTCGACGACGCGCAGGTCTTCGTGATCGTGAACAAGGTGAACGACACGCTCACGGCGAACCTTCAGGGTCCGCTCGTGGTGAACACGCTCCTTCGTCACGGCGAGCAGCTGGTGCTCGCGGACCGTCGCTGGACCACGCGTCATCACATCATGACCATCCAGCAGCCCCAGCGCGCCGTGTCGGCGTGA